In one window of Ammoniphilus sp. CFH 90114 DNA:
- a CDS encoding cell wall metabolism sensor histidine kinase WalK, which produces MFNTIFRKMLIFSLLISVGSLACTSLFISYLLEKRVYETTRDRLAEKAEELNEVSQQFLEGKMNREAFRDNIVRLEQNEDIQVSILLKDRKPLFVRENPQIQKWLRQVTDKNLALTQVTFTMHKDLDMFIAGVPLIVQDQIIGAIFLHQPVQEIEGWIAEINKIIAVSVLVLFIPLLVVSYFLSKRFAAPITSMSKTVKSISQGDFTKRVEVKGQDELVSLGFLLNNLTDKIAVVEESRRKFIGEISHELRTPLTTIRTTLQGILDGVIDPHDNQELLDISIEEIVRLNKLVDDLIDLSAFDERVVQLQKNDVSLTDLLSASIKQFELKAAEKNIIVEKWLEPRVFAFVDENRLKQVFANLLDNAIKHSKEGSKVTVGLSTKGKKSVIEFTNYGREIAEQDLHQIFDRFYKADKSRSEKGSGLGLTITQHIVTLHGGLIDVVSNKERTTFRVEL; this is translated from the coding sequence ATGTTTAACACGATCTTCAGAAAAATGCTTATCTTTTCCCTGCTTATTAGTGTAGGAAGCCTAGCTTGTACATCTCTTTTCATTAGTTATCTTCTTGAGAAAAGAGTCTACGAGACTACGCGAGATCGATTAGCAGAGAAGGCTGAAGAATTGAATGAAGTCAGCCAACAATTTTTAGAAGGGAAAATGAACCGAGAAGCATTCCGAGATAACATTGTCAGGTTAGAGCAGAATGAAGATATCCAGGTTTCCATCCTATTAAAAGATCGGAAACCGTTGTTTGTTAGGGAAAATCCTCAAATTCAAAAATGGTTAAGGCAAGTGACGGACAAAAACTTGGCTCTTACACAGGTTACATTTACGATGCATAAAGATTTAGACATGTTCATCGCTGGGGTTCCTTTAATCGTTCAAGATCAAATTATAGGAGCCATCTTTTTGCATCAACCCGTCCAAGAAATTGAAGGTTGGATTGCTGAGATTAACAAAATCATAGCAGTAAGTGTTTTGGTATTGTTTATTCCGTTACTGGTGGTTTCCTATTTTCTTTCTAAGCGATTCGCAGCACCGATTACTTCCATGAGTAAAACCGTAAAGAGTATTTCACAAGGGGACTTTACGAAGAGAGTGGAAGTGAAAGGACAGGATGAGCTTGTCTCTCTTGGATTTCTGTTAAACAACCTAACGGACAAAATTGCCGTTGTGGAAGAAAGTCGCCGAAAATTTATTGGTGAAATCTCTCATGAATTGCGAACTCCTCTAACCACCATTCGGACCACGCTGCAAGGAATTCTCGATGGGGTAATTGACCCGCACGATAACCAAGAGTTATTGGATATTTCTATTGAAGAAATCGTTCGATTAAACAAATTAGTGGATGATCTAATTGATCTCTCAGCCTTCGATGAACGTGTGGTCCAATTGCAAAAGAACGATGTTTCATTAACAGATCTGCTTAGTGCAAGCATCAAGCAGTTTGAGCTTAAGGCTGCCGAAAAAAATATAATCGTAGAAAAGTGGCTAGAACCTAGAGTTTTTGCCTTTGTCGATGAAAATAGATTAAAGCAAGTGTTTGCCAATTTACTAGATAACGCGATTAAACATTCAAAAGAAGGCTCTAAAGTTACCGTTGGCTTGTCAACAAAGGGTAAGAAATCTGTTATTGAATTTACGAACTATGGACGAGAAATCGCTGAACAGGACCTTCATCAAATCTTTGATCGCTTCTATAAAGCAGACAAAAGCAGAAGTGAAAAAGGCAGTGGTCTTGGTCTTACTATTACCCAACACATTGTGACCTTGCATGGCGGGTTGATCGATGTAGTCTCTAACAAGGAAAGGACCACTTTTAGGGTAGAGCTGTGA
- a CDS encoding carboxypeptidase regulatory-like domain-containing protein, whose amino-acid sequence MSITPEEGKIRLANSHNQPIPIEISPYRFTVVASETVTGSVYLPSTHHLKNLSQFSVKMYHENGSLVGETTTNEKGQYNLRAPMNGSYTVEAWREGYKKAQASVNTKETKVAPGMVVYVGDFNEDDKINTEDIVKIARSFEKSPLNELSIFDVDANGQIDLYDVVAVARNFLK is encoded by the coding sequence GTGAGCATTACACCGGAGGAAGGGAAAATTCGGCTGGCCAACAGTCACAATCAACCGATCCCAATCGAGATCAGCCCATACCGCTTTACCGTCGTCGCTTCTGAGACCGTTACAGGAAGTGTCTATCTCCCTTCCACTCACCATTTGAAGAACTTAAGCCAGTTCTCTGTCAAGATGTATCATGAGAATGGATCACTAGTGGGAGAAACCACAACGAATGAGAAGGGACAATATAACCTGCGTGCACCTATGAATGGAAGCTATACGGTGGAAGCATGGAGAGAAGGCTACAAGAAGGCACAAGCAAGCGTGAACACGAAGGAAACTAAAGTCGCTCCAGGCATGGTCGTTTATGTAGGGGACTTTAATGAGGACGATAAGATCAATACAGAAGATATTGTGAAGATTGCTAGATCCTTCGAGAAGAGTCCGCTTAACGAGCTATCCATCTTCGATGTCGATGCCAATGGTCAAATTGATCTGTACGATGTCGTGGCTGTAGCGCGCAATTTCTTAAAGTAG
- a CDS encoding lamin tail domain-containing protein translates to MKRRWLSSLLSVTLLSSSVLNVAYAREGSAQSSSPVFLTEIYPDDKSNSHISGAGSNDLFEFIEIYNNAGESLAFNDHYKIRYNYNTNVKDLRVTDVVYADQEQVTIPANSPAVLWVERTSSKITEDANNLTEADFRQYHAVPDHVPVFRLRGQDGLNNTDRGFYITQKSDNNAILSEIYYTADDVGDGKSLHLKVPATGIAMVKHRQEASPTAGVVELEQLQLQEPNQSPVITHQPMVSVEGGQPVKVTATVIDPEQDTLTVKLYYKSSINTPYHEARMESDGTEGQYAFTIPAGELTGERIYYYLEASDQVNLVKSEDYEIPVGQPPAGGTAPRVLITELLPNPAGDYRKGSGNQYEYLELYNNSDEVLNLKGYTLFYLYPGTTKPKKWTIPSDTAIQPYHSAVIWFAREAIADGFTSVDDFNTHFNTVLQENDVIFYDNRSSDDFNLPNSLQRGFALSSTEDLKDTIVEAWYDPSTPTSPDRLVNDVRNAVVRFTYSTSGTRMERLDTRAYGTPGSVEVGQVPPVEGIDMVAPTLQYHQSAYTVGKSKPYNVKITSNEPLSRAEVLYGPSSSGLNELTHRIPLELKTTSGSSYVYEGTIREEELGDYRYIVEAEDEAGHRTRVPYNSRGSVFTVVESELDTTLPEPGLSMKNGEILSGKAELFAYGRSSEDQIDVLFDGQSLNLRPALPGQAQFLFQARGIDQIYQTSASAKAPNGEGEFFGRVLPKYVEGAWHTFDLSPRYFVSASTVSIHSGNENVPYDLSTHELYFNKTNFDDLEVKNIHLILPDGTMIKPDQIQNFLGDLSRTTVEYKENTYYGLGDGSAPNNTNMKKPLISEFEFAIPAEKYLARYAELDTAALTDGTYSLTMSLKDEVIETINVTVDNTKPIIDGVEYAPGQMIAPSMKLKGSIRMEAVASDNLTGIVKVEGKLDGKPIAFPYETSSATLASGEHTIEVTVYDGAGNQATERVKFQIEEEKPNEPSQVLPSDLATGVDRNTRLQATVTDPTADSLKVEFLEATKYDFARNENISGFVHVADREPPLTVAPAGESEMSAEAATKVARPDGEYLWTDTQAGFPYHRFEVELTEDQLHADSTVELYWKGKTLPGRIVTLYAWDHNEEKWIALKSTTGDSTESEIVLSADIDAARFVKDNKIQAMVQDEVKQANEPFTLLWVSDTQYYAESYPDVFDTLGDWMVDEYNQGKFEYVIHTGDLVNRANIESQWEVADRNMKKLDDAGVPYGVLAGNHDVITNGLDYTMYGKYFGSSRFSSKPWYGGEMDNNRNHYDLISFGGHDFIMLYLGFGTEDTQETINWANEVLKKHADRMAIIGMHAYLENNATLSKMAQNVFDQIVEPNENVRMVLCGHYHGANRKVKTLTNKDGSTRQVVEMLADYQEGPNGGDGYVRLLQFDPVSGLLDVDTYSPYKDDYNYFDEGDIDDFTLDFQFRDINKRVATDYFAVNVYHSNLIGSVEDVVSGTTVSTPWNDLNPGQTYYWYMSISDDYGAKRRSAIYGFTTQDSTSVLSLAGPSQVQAGQEVHMSIQLQNVQDLYGAALTLNYDPQKLQGIEILPSEWLTGAEITNEIDSTQGLVRFAVTKLGVTEGVYGTGTLDCSIQGAGFRLRRSEHYTGGRENSAGQQSQSTDPNRDQPIPLYRRRF, encoded by the coding sequence ATGAAGAGGCGTTGGCTTTCAAGTCTACTGTCAGTTACCCTACTAAGTTCATCGGTGCTCAATGTGGCCTACGCAAGAGAGGGGAGTGCCCAGTCATCTTCTCCCGTTTTCCTGACGGAGATTTATCCGGATGACAAATCAAACAGTCACATCAGCGGCGCAGGTTCAAACGATCTATTTGAATTTATTGAGATCTACAATAACGCTGGTGAGAGTCTAGCATTTAATGACCATTACAAGATTCGCTACAACTATAATACCAATGTTAAAGATTTGAGAGTAACGGATGTGGTCTATGCGGATCAAGAGCAGGTCACGATTCCGGCGAACAGCCCAGCCGTACTGTGGGTAGAACGTACCAGCAGCAAGATTACAGAAGATGCCAATAATTTGACGGAAGCAGATTTTAGGCAATACCATGCGGTTCCGGATCATGTTCCAGTTTTTCGATTGAGAGGCCAGGATGGATTGAATAATACCGATCGTGGCTTTTATATCACACAAAAAAGTGACAACAACGCCATTCTCAGTGAGATCTACTATACAGCCGATGATGTGGGTGACGGAAAAAGCTTACACCTGAAGGTGCCGGCCACTGGAATAGCGATGGTGAAGCACAGACAAGAGGCTAGTCCAACGGCAGGCGTTGTTGAGCTAGAACAGCTTCAGCTTCAGGAGCCTAACCAATCACCTGTTATAACGCATCAACCTATGGTATCTGTAGAAGGTGGTCAACCGGTAAAAGTGACGGCAACGGTGATCGATCCAGAACAGGATACGTTAACTGTAAAGCTCTATTATAAATCCAGCATCAACACGCCATATCATGAAGCACGTATGGAGTCAGATGGGACTGAAGGTCAGTATGCCTTTACTATCCCTGCGGGAGAATTAACCGGAGAGCGTATCTATTATTACTTAGAAGCTAGCGATCAGGTCAATCTTGTAAAGTCTGAAGACTATGAAATCCCAGTTGGACAGCCGCCTGCTGGAGGAACTGCTCCTCGAGTGCTTATTACAGAATTGCTTCCAAATCCGGCAGGAGATTACCGGAAGGGTAGCGGAAACCAATACGAGTACCTAGAGCTTTACAATAACTCAGATGAGGTATTGAATTTAAAAGGTTATACATTGTTTTATCTATATCCGGGGACGACGAAGCCTAAAAAATGGACCATTCCAAGTGATACGGCCATCCAACCCTATCATTCAGCGGTTATCTGGTTCGCAAGGGAAGCGATTGCTGATGGTTTTACATCCGTAGATGATTTTAATACACACTTTAACACAGTGCTTCAAGAGAACGATGTGATTTTCTATGATAATCGCAGCTCGGATGATTTCAACTTGCCGAATAGCCTCCAACGGGGTTTTGCCTTGTCAAGCACAGAGGATCTGAAGGATACCATTGTCGAAGCTTGGTATGATCCGAGCACACCGACTAGTCCCGATCGCTTGGTCAATGACGTGCGTAATGCGGTTGTTCGTTTCACTTACTCAACGTCTGGTACGCGAATGGAGCGTCTGGATACACGAGCCTACGGTACTCCAGGGAGTGTAGAGGTAGGACAAGTCCCTCCTGTTGAAGGGATCGATATGGTGGCTCCAACTCTTCAATATCACCAATCTGCTTATACAGTAGGCAAGAGCAAGCCGTATAATGTAAAGATTACGAGCAATGAGCCGTTATCGAGAGCTGAAGTGCTTTATGGACCATCATCAAGCGGGTTAAACGAGCTGACTCACCGCATACCGTTGGAATTAAAGACAACCTCTGGTTCCTCCTATGTCTATGAAGGAACGATCCGAGAGGAGGAATTAGGAGACTATCGTTATATCGTTGAGGCGGAAGATGAAGCCGGTCATCGGACTCGCGTGCCTTATAATTCAAGGGGTAGTGTCTTTACCGTTGTGGAATCAGAGCTCGACACTACCTTGCCTGAGCCAGGACTGTCCATGAAGAACGGCGAGATCCTGAGCGGGAAGGCAGAGCTATTCGCCTATGGAAGAAGCAGTGAGGATCAGATTGACGTGTTGTTTGACGGACAATCTCTTAACCTGCGACCGGCATTGCCAGGGCAAGCTCAATTCCTTTTCCAAGCCAGAGGCATTGATCAAATCTACCAGACCTCTGCGAGTGCGAAAGCACCTAACGGTGAAGGGGAGTTCTTTGGTCGCGTTCTGCCGAAGTATGTGGAGGGGGCATGGCATACGTTTGACTTATCGCCGCGATACTTTGTGTCTGCCTCGACTGTGTCGATTCACTCTGGGAACGAGAATGTTCCGTATGACTTGAGTACGCATGAGCTTTACTTTAATAAGACGAATTTCGATGATCTGGAAGTGAAGAACATCCATTTGATCCTTCCGGACGGAACGATGATCAAGCCAGACCAGATACAAAACTTCTTGGGTGACCTATCGAGGACAACGGTAGAGTACAAGGAGAATACGTACTATGGTCTAGGCGATGGCAGCGCCCCTAACAATACGAACATGAAAAAGCCGCTGATCAGTGAATTTGAGTTTGCCATTCCAGCTGAAAAATATTTGGCTAGGTATGCGGAACTAGATACGGCAGCTTTAACCGATGGAACCTATTCTTTAACCATGAGCCTAAAAGATGAAGTCATCGAAACGATCAACGTCACGGTGGATAATACGAAGCCGATCATTGACGGAGTGGAGTACGCGCCAGGACAAATGATCGCACCATCCATGAAGCTTAAAGGCTCCATTCGCATGGAAGCCGTGGCATCGGATAATCTTACAGGCATTGTAAAAGTTGAAGGCAAACTGGATGGAAAGCCGATCGCATTCCCATACGAAACGTCATCGGCGACCCTAGCTTCAGGGGAGCATACGATTGAAGTCACGGTATATGACGGGGCTGGAAACCAAGCGACCGAGAGGGTAAAGTTTCAAATCGAAGAGGAAAAGCCTAATGAGCCGTCTCAGGTTCTTCCATCCGATTTAGCCACTGGGGTCGATCGCAATACTAGACTTCAGGCGACGGTGACAGATCCAACAGCCGATTCGTTGAAGGTTGAATTCTTGGAAGCGACCAAGTACGACTTTGCCAGAAATGAAAATATCAGTGGATTCGTCCATGTTGCCGATCGAGAGCCTCCGCTCACCGTAGCTCCTGCTGGTGAATCAGAAATGAGTGCGGAAGCAGCAACAAAGGTGGCTCGTCCGGATGGGGAATATCTATGGACGGATACGCAAGCAGGCTTTCCTTATCATCGCTTTGAAGTTGAATTAACTGAAGACCAATTGCACGCAGATAGTACGGTAGAGCTATATTGGAAAGGAAAAACCCTTCCGGGAAGAATTGTTACCCTCTATGCCTGGGATCACAACGAAGAAAAGTGGATAGCTCTTAAATCCACTACCGGCGATTCAACTGAAAGCGAAATCGTTCTGTCCGCCGATATTGACGCCGCCCGTTTCGTGAAGGATAACAAGATTCAGGCGATGGTACAGGATGAAGTGAAGCAGGCCAATGAGCCGTTCACACTTCTTTGGGTATCTGACACGCAGTATTATGCCGAGTCCTATCCGGACGTGTTCGATACGCTGGGGGACTGGATGGTGGATGAGTACAACCAAGGAAAATTTGAGTACGTCATTCATACCGGAGACCTTGTCAATCGCGCGAACATCGAATCGCAATGGGAAGTAGCGGATCGAAATATGAAAAAGCTAGATGACGCCGGAGTGCCTTATGGAGTGTTAGCGGGTAATCACGATGTTATCACCAATGGTCTGGACTACACGATGTATGGAAAATACTTCGGCTCCAGTCGTTTTTCCAGCAAGCCTTGGTATGGCGGTGAGATGGATAACAATCGAAATCACTACGACTTAATCTCATTTGGCGGTCATGACTTTATTATGCTCTATCTCGGGTTTGGTACTGAGGATACGCAGGAAACAATCAATTGGGCTAACGAAGTGCTGAAGAAGCATGCCGATCGCATGGCGATCATCGGAATGCATGCCTATTTAGAGAATAATGCTACCTTGTCCAAGATGGCGCAAAACGTGTTCGACCAAATTGTTGAGCCGAATGAGAATGTACGCATGGTACTATGCGGCCATTATCATGGAGCCAATCGCAAGGTGAAGACGCTGACCAATAAGGATGGCAGTACAAGACAAGTGGTTGAAATGCTCGCAGACTACCAAGAAGGACCTAACGGTGGAGATGGCTATGTCCGATTGCTCCAGTTTGATCCAGTTTCAGGATTGCTTGATGTCGATACGTATTCCCCATATAAAGATGACTACAATTATTTTGATGAGGGAGATATCGACGATTTTACGCTAGACTTCCAGTTCCGCGATATTAACAAGCGTGTGGCAACGGATTATTTTGCCGTTAACGTATACCATTCCAATTTGATCGGATCTGTAGAAGATGTGGTATCCGGAACAACAGTCTCTACTCCTTGGAACGACTTGAATCCAGGTCAAACTTATTACTGGTACATGTCAATCTCCGATGACTATGGGGCAAAGCGCAGATCTGCCATTTATGGATTTACAACGCAGGACAGCACTTCGGTCTTGTCCCTTGCCGGTCCATCTCAAGTTCAGGCAGGACAGGAGGTTCATATGAGCATCCAGTTGCAGAATGTACAGGATTTATATGGTGCAGCATTGACGCTAAACTATGACCCTCAAAAACTACAAGGTATCGAGATTCTACCAAGCGAATGGCTCACCGGTGCTGAGATTACCAATGAAATCGACAGCACTCAAGGGTTAGTTCGCTTCGCGGTGACGAAGCTGGGCGTAACGGAAGGAGTCTATGGAACAGGCACTCTTGACTGTTCGATTCAAGGTGCTGGATTCCGCCTCAGGAGAAGTGAGCATTACACCGGAGGAAGGGAAAATTCGGCTGGCCAACAGTCACAATCAACCGATCCCAATCGAGATCAGCCCATACCGCTTTACCGTCGTCGCTTCTGA
- a CDS encoding response regulator transcription factor, whose amino-acid sequence MAHKILMVDDDQNICKATNMYLQKERYIVDFAQDGEEALALFHKTNYDLILLDLMLPKLDGWAVCRKIRKRSTVPIIMLTARGQGHEKVEGFQLGADDYIVKPFDPNELLARIKAVLRRTSQDTKISSAPPSDVITLGNVEISPTSFTVKQNGQTLKVTKKEFELLLFLAQHPNRAFERSELIEKIWGWDFEGEDRVIDLYIKRLREKINGEDSWQIKTVWGVGYQLEVRK is encoded by the coding sequence GATGACGATCAGAACATCTGCAAAGCAACGAACATGTATCTACAAAAAGAAAGGTATATTGTTGATTTTGCTCAGGATGGAGAGGAAGCGTTGGCTCTATTCCATAAAACAAATTATGATCTTATTCTCTTAGATTTAATGCTGCCTAAACTAGATGGATGGGCTGTGTGTCGCAAAATCCGGAAGAGGTCGACTGTACCGATCATTATGCTGACAGCGCGAGGCCAGGGGCATGAAAAAGTAGAAGGCTTTCAACTAGGGGCAGATGATTACATCGTCAAGCCATTCGATCCTAATGAGCTATTGGCCCGCATAAAAGCTGTTCTTAGACGAACTAGCCAGGATACAAAGATTTCCTCGGCTCCTCCTAGTGATGTGATCACACTTGGGAATGTAGAAATCTCTCCAACCAGCTTCACAGTCAAACAGAATGGACAGACGCTAAAGGTTACCAAGAAGGAGTTTGAACTATTATTGTTTCTTGCACAGCACCCGAACCGCGCTTTCGAACGAAGTGAGTTGATCGAAAAAATATGGGGCTGGGACTTTGAAGGAGAAGACCGAGTCATTGATTTATATATTAAGAGACTTAGAGAAAAGATTAATGGGGAAGACAGCTGGCAAATCAAAACGGTATGGGGAGTGGGATACCAGCTGGAGGTCAGAAAGTAA